One Eurosta solidaginis isolate ZX-2024a chromosome 1, ASM4086904v1, whole genome shotgun sequence genomic window, ATTTCGTAGGGCATCATAATGTTAAatgtgtcagttgaaagcactgtgATAGGACGCAGTTAGTACTAATACAGTCTTTTAATGAGATAGTTCGAcgctagttcggaactagtgcgaTTCTCTGCAAGAAAGTTACGGTCCTTGAGCTGATATAAGCCCATATAATTCCGTTGCCAAAACCCGGTCTTCTCGTTTATATAACACGACTTATCCAGAGTAACTGTTTATTGAAAGATATTTTTTGAGCCGTTTTATTACCTTTCGGAATACAGGCCAATAGTTTTCAGAGACGAAGCAAATTTTATTCTATGACAAATTACTGGAGTCAATATAAAATGGCATTATTAAATTGGGTCCCTGGTCGTTATGTTTTCTAAAACTTTTACCATTTTGCTTTCGTAGCCTCTCTTAATCGATGGATACAAATTCGATTTACGGGTCTACACCTTAATCACCTCCGTGGATCCCCTGCGCATCTTCGTTTACAACGAAGGTTTGGCACGTTTTGCTACGAGCAAATATGTTGAGCCCACATCGGAGAATAGTAGCGATCTCTTCATGCATCTGACCAATTATTCGGTTAATAAACGCAACTCCCAATATGATCTATGCGATAATGATGATTGTGGTAGTAAACGCAAATTCAGCGCCATAAATAACTGGCTCAGACGACAGAATTATGAGGTCGATAAGTTTTGGGGTAATATCGATGATATTATTATTAAGACAGTATTGAGCGCTTGGCCAATGCTAAAACATAACTATCATGCTTGCTTTCCGGCACACGACAAGATTCAGGCTTGCTTCGAAATACTCGGCTTCGACATATTAGTCGACTCGAAAATGAAACCCTATGTGCTCGAAGTGAACCACTCGCCGAGCTATCATACACATGAGTTGGTTGATCGTCAAGTGAAAAAAGCGCTAATACGGGATACCCTAGTGATGGTTAGTACTCCATTGGCTGATAAAAAGCAAATACTGCGTGAGGATCGTAAACGGATCAAGCAAAGGTTGCTCAAATTGAAACAGTCTGACAAGTGAGTATAAGTATTTCGTAATTTTATTTCGAATCGTATATAGAggcttaattaaaatattttctttagcGGCACTACTGTGTTACAGCGCACTACAACAACACGTGCCGACATCAATAATGCATCAGCTTCGGTAGCAGAAGGTGATTCACCGCCCCCGCTTGAAGATCAACCGGATACTGCCGGTCTAAGCGCTCTATCGCAGCAAATTGCTTGGGAGGAAAGTCATTTAGGAGATTTTCGTCGTGTTATGCCTTCACATGATTCAGATCGCTTAAATTATTATTGTCAATTCTTTGCACTGCAAAATCAGGCATCAATTTATAGTGAAACAGCAGCAAGCAAAAAACGCGAGGAAGTCTCAAAGAAGCTGCGCTTGGAAATCGAAGAGAAAAAACAACGTCAAATGGAAGTTATCTCTGGTCAAAGACGTCGCATGAAACTTGAAGAACGTCGGCGAAAACGCCCCGCTTTGCCAAGAGCAATTGCCGAACACCATCGATTGACACGTTTTCGTGCTAAAGAAAATTGGACTCCGGGGTTTATATCGGAGGCGGAAGAGCGCTTACGTCGCACTTGGATGCAAATGAGAGGAGAAATGTTGCGCAACAACAAAATTGTACAAAtggtaagtaaaaaaaatttgggaGAATACATGGTTGTCAATTCTTCCTAATAGTAGGTGTTTAGCCGTCTAGGCGCCTTTTGTAGGGTTGCACAATGTACGGCAGTCGTTTCTTCTTCTTGGAGatcgaaaataacaaaacaaaactaTTGAAAGATTAAAATATAATTTATCCCTTATTTCGAGCTTAGCATTAGGCCGAGAGGACTTTGCTTCAAGTTCATAAGTGTAGCTTCTATGTCTAGGTCATGATGAGAGTGAAAAAGCTGATCTAGCTGAGAAAGTATTCCTATCTGCATACGTATTTGAAAGCAGAGTAAGGGGAGAGCATCACTGAGTGGGGAGGGGAGGTCGAGGAAGATGTGGTTGCAGTTACAGGCTGTAAAATTCTAAATATATATTTTGGTATGCTGGGGCTAGATTCAGTTTTCTTTCGCACAAAATATGTAATCTTAATGCGGCAATtaagcggcagttactcacgaacgtacgtacaaaaaacgtgtcagttgACACggcctatcttatgagtgtgcaatgtaaacgaaaactcaccgacgtgccacgcccgtacgtacgtagcccggaacgtagaaatcaaaacaattttgattttttccgtaagaacgtgtcagctgatcgccctctcactagacagagttgcctagtaaacttttgtgcgctaatttttgaccgtttgcaggtttatgcaaaaacaccaaactaaagtttgaaaaattgtgaaaataattcgaaataattatgtaaaagtgcagattataaatatgtaatctatttatatttatttaatattaattccagccttttacaacaccaaacatttaattggaaaaagttgatgtttccataagcatgcatgcaactggtcaatggcaacagtgctttgctgtaaacaatacacacacaaatatgttatctacatgtacacagacgcacacattgattcctacgggcttgagggttcggtcaaacgtgtttcgtacgacaaacgtccgtacgtacggcacacgtcggtgggtaactgccgctttaagccggagtcattggtgccgtatgccgtatcgctgtatccgtatccctaacgtaatcagctgtttatcgttacgacggtaaaccaaaacccaattggttggctacgatacggttacgaccttagcggcaccaataatcgattgcattgattctcataagattggtcgaatcagctgttataaggttaccgatacggttaccgataaagcaccaatgtctcctgctttactcacgaacgtacgtaccaaaaacgtgtcagctgacgcgACCTATCTTaggagtgtgc contains:
- the TTLL6B gene encoding tubulin polyglutamylase TTLL13 isoform X4 → MNLKNSKFFKRIQELRRLSKEKLRKEKTRGVRIDRELECALKERNGDGVHPMHRKPNEDDMEKKELDNKNEVTKKYEVVSDGLIQLNNVCFRLKCASLLKTPQGPREEPHYVTSGIKGSICVSNSRYSMIGHVGKTLGFKLVKEAKLWNILWTDSLPGVELYKSMKRFQQINHYPGMMEICRKDLLSRNLNRMLKLFPHEYKIFPKTWIFPADYGDALNYSLNNIKNKARTFIIKPDSGAMGRGIWLTNDLKSINPSERMICQTYINKPLLIDGYKFDLRVYTLITSVDPLRIFVYNEGLARFATSKYVEPTSENSSDLFMHLTNYSVNKRNSQYDLCDNDDCGSKRKFSAINNWLRRQNYEVDKFWGNIDDIIIKTVLSAWPMLKHNYHACFPAHDKIQACFEILGFDILVDSKMKPYVLEVNHSPSYHTHELVDRQVKKALIRDTLVMVSTPLADKKQILREDRKRIKQRLLKLKQSDNGTTVLQRTTTTRADINNASASVAEGDSPPPLEDQPDTAGLSALSQQIAWEESHLGDFRRVMPSHDSDRLNYYCQFFALQNQASIYSETAASKKREEVSKKLRLEIEEKKQRQMEVISGQRRRMKLEERRRKRPALPRAIAEHHRLTRFRAKENWTPGFISEAEERLRRTWMQMRGEMLRNNKIVQMIYKDFYVGGNLTNADIITYPELYRCLEHGADIMIDN
- the TTLL6B gene encoding tubulin polyglutamylase TTLL13 isoform X3, with translation MKIITNLKYTLWSKSEHLRINFADQAFQAPYRTNEKVGQLQKMMYHNFSDEDVETVLQNPEELRRLSKEKLRKEKTRGVRIDRELECALKERNGDGVHPMHRKPNEDDMEKKELDNKNEVTKKYEVVSDGLIQLNNVCFRLKCASLLKTPQGPREEPHYVTSGIKGSICVSNSRYSMIGHVGKTLGFKLVKEAKLWNILWTDSLPGVELYKSMKRFQQINHYPGMMEICRKDLLSRNLNRMLKLFPHEYKIFPKTWIFPADYGDALNYSLNNIKNKARTFIIKPDSGAMGRGIWLTNDLKSINPSERMICQTYINKPLLIDGYKFDLRVYTLITSVDPLRIFVYNEGLARFATSKYVEPTSENSSDLFMHLTNYSVNKRNSQYDLCDNDDCGSKRKFSAINNWLRRQNYEVDKFWGNIDDIIIKTVLSAWPMLKHNYHACFPAHDKIQACFEILGFDILVDSKMKPYVLEVNHSPSYHTHELVDRQVKKALIRDTLVMVSTPLADKKQILREDRKRIKQRLLKLKQSDNGTTVLQRTTTTRADINNASASVAEGDSPPPLEDQPDTAGLSALSQQIAWEESHLGDFRRVMPSHDSDRLNYYCQFFALQNQASIYSETAASKKREEVSKKLRLEIEEKKQRQMEVISGQRRRMKLEERRRKRPALPRAIAEHHRLTRFRAKENWTPGFISEAEERLRRTWMQMRGEMLRNNKIVQM
- the TTLL6B gene encoding tubulin polyglutamylase TTLL13 isoform X2, producing MKIITNLKYTLWSKSEHLRINFADQAFQAPYRTNEKVGQLQKMMYHNFSDEDVETVLQNPEELRRLSKEKLRKEKTRGVRIDRELECALKERNGDGVHPMHRKPNEDDMEKKELDNKNEVTKKYEVVSDGLIQLNNVCFRLKCASLLKTPQGPREEPHYVTSGIKGSICVSNSRYSMIGHVGKTLGFKLVKEAKLWNILWTDSLPGVELYKSMKRFQQINHYPGMMEICRKDLLSRNLNRMLKLFPHEYKIFPKTWIFPADYGDALNYSLNNIKNKARTFIIKPDSGAMGRGIWLTNDLKSINPSERMICQTYINKPLLIDGYKFDLRVYTLITSVDPLRIFVYNEGLARFATSKYVEPTSENSSDLFMHLTNYSVNKRNSQYDLCDNDDCGSKRKFSAINNWLRRQNYEVDKFWGNIDDIIIKTVLSAWPMLKHNYHACFPAHDKIQACFEILGFDILVDSKMKPYVLEVNHSPSYHTHELVDRQVKKALIRDTLVMVSTPLADKKQILREDRKRIKQRLLKLKQSDNGTTVLQRTTTTRADINNASASVAEGDSPPPLEDQPDTAGLSALSQQIAWEESHLGDFRRVMPSHDSDRLNYYCQFFALQNQASIYSETAASKKREEVSKKLRLEIEEKKQRQMEVISGQRRRMKLEERRRKRPALPRAIAEHHRLTRFRAKENWTPGFISEAEERLRRTWMQMRGEMLRNNKIVQMMTHTESKIYLN
- the TTLL6B gene encoding tubulin polyglutamylase TTLL13 isoform X1 — translated: MKIITNLKYTLWSKSEHLRINFADQAFQAPYRTNEKVGQLQKMMYHNFSDEDVETVLQNPEELRRLSKEKLRKEKTRGVRIDRELECALKERNGDGVHPMHRKPNEDDMEKKELDNKNEVTKKYEVVSDGLIQLNNVCFRLKCASLLKTPQGPREEPHYVTSGIKGSICVSNSRYSMIGHVGKTLGFKLVKEAKLWNILWTDSLPGVELYKSMKRFQQINHYPGMMEICRKDLLSRNLNRMLKLFPHEYKIFPKTWIFPADYGDALNYSLNNIKNKARTFIIKPDSGAMGRGIWLTNDLKSINPSERMICQTYINKPLLIDGYKFDLRVYTLITSVDPLRIFVYNEGLARFATSKYVEPTSENSSDLFMHLTNYSVNKRNSQYDLCDNDDCGSKRKFSAINNWLRRQNYEVDKFWGNIDDIIIKTVLSAWPMLKHNYHACFPAHDKIQACFEILGFDILVDSKMKPYVLEVNHSPSYHTHELVDRQVKKALIRDTLVMVSTPLADKKQILREDRKRIKQRLLKLKQSDNGTTVLQRTTTTRADINNASASVAEGDSPPPLEDQPDTAGLSALSQQIAWEESHLGDFRRVMPSHDSDRLNYYCQFFALQNQASIYSETAASKKREEVSKKLRLEIEEKKQRQMEVISGQRRRMKLEERRRKRPALPRAIAEHHRLTRFRAKENWTPGFISEAEERLRRTWMQMRGEMLRNNKIVQMIYKDFYVGGNLTNADIITYPELYRCLEHGADIMIDN
- the TTLL6B gene encoding tubulin polyglutamylase TTLL13 isoform X5 — encoded protein: MHRKPNEDDMEKKELDNKNEVTKKYEVVSDGLIQLNNVCFRLKCASLLKTPQGPREEPHYVTSGIKGSICVSNSRYSMIGHVGKTLGFKLVKEAKLWNILWTDSLPGVELYKSMKRFQQINHYPGMMEICRKDLLSRNLNRMLKLFPHEYKIFPKTWIFPADYGDALNYSLNNIKNKARTFIIKPDSGAMGRGIWLTNDLKSINPSERMICQTYINKPLLIDGYKFDLRVYTLITSVDPLRIFVYNEGLARFATSKYVEPTSENSSDLFMHLTNYSVNKRNSQYDLCDNDDCGSKRKFSAINNWLRRQNYEVDKFWGNIDDIIIKTVLSAWPMLKHNYHACFPAHDKIQACFEILGFDILVDSKMKPYVLEVNHSPSYHTHELVDRQVKKALIRDTLVMVSTPLADKKQILREDRKRIKQRLLKLKQSDNGTTVLQRTTTTRADINNASASVAEGDSPPPLEDQPDTAGLSALSQQIAWEESHLGDFRRVMPSHDSDRLNYYCQFFALQNQASIYSETAASKKREEVSKKLRLEIEEKKQRQMEVISGQRRRMKLEERRRKRPALPRAIAEHHRLTRFRAKENWTPGFISEAEERLRRTWMQMRGEMLRNNKIVQMIYKDFYVGGNLTNADIITYPELYRCLEHGADIMIDN